One genomic region from Prochlorococcus marinus CUG1433 encodes:
- a CDS encoding O-antigen ligase family protein, translating into MEKLKKINFHKIEDINLGNKLFLIGIFFLPSALPISGLFLLFSLIISFNKESISIKDKWNYPLFFSIGIILFGTLNISFLNKPSVLSEYNISTIWLNLFNWVPIFLYYWGFQSFLRTEAQRLIFLKVLVSGSFPVIISFILQKYFSFYGPYKTLFGLIVWFQKPIINNGAASGLFSNPNYAAIWLVLLLPFTIALFKLSKSDYLKKYLMGISSFLITYMILLTGSRNGIIGIFITYICIYGYKRILIIVGSLISILTTIKFFELLLSIKLPIFSTFLPESIFLKIKDLNSFSSPRFEIWQSTITRIQERPFWGWGPSTFSFLNLHNNSKLDIPYKIIDAHHSHNIVLELAHNFGLPLSLILSITVVALLYKSWIKIFIKKISNNEPLLLKKAWFCSTTIFVISHLSDITLYDGKISILISILLAGLKSLLNENSKKPLIN; encoded by the coding sequence ATGGAAAAATTAAAAAAAATTAATTTCCATAAAATTGAAGATATCAATTTAGGTAATAAATTATTTTTAATAGGTATATTTTTCTTACCTTCTGCATTACCAATAAGTGGCTTATTTCTCCTGTTTTCATTGATAATATCATTTAATAAAGAATCTATTTCAATCAAAGATAAATGGAATTATCCCCTATTTTTCTCTATTGGAATAATATTATTTGGTACTTTAAATATTTCTTTTCTTAATAAGCCATCTGTTTTATCAGAATACAATATTTCTACAATTTGGCTTAACTTATTTAATTGGGTACCAATATTTTTATATTACTGGGGGTTCCAAAGTTTTCTAAGAACTGAAGCTCAAAGGTTAATCTTCTTGAAAGTTTTAGTGAGTGGATCTTTCCCAGTAATTATTAGTTTTATATTGCAAAAATATTTTAGTTTTTATGGCCCTTACAAAACACTATTTGGACTAATTGTTTGGTTCCAAAAACCAATAATTAATAATGGTGCAGCTTCAGGTCTATTTAGTAATCCAAATTATGCAGCAATCTGGTTAGTTCTTTTGCTCCCATTCACTATTGCATTATTTAAACTTTCGAAAAGCGATTATCTTAAAAAATATCTTATGGGAATTTCTTCTTTTCTCATAACTTATATGATCCTATTAACTGGCTCAAGGAATGGAATAATAGGAATTTTCATTACTTATATTTGCATTTATGGGTATAAAAGAATTTTAATTATTGTGGGATCCTTAATTAGCATCCTCACAACAATCAAATTCTTTGAACTTTTACTAAGTATTAAACTCCCAATTTTTAGTACTTTCCTGCCAGAGTCAATTTTTTTGAAAATCAAAGATCTTAATTCATTCAGTTCTCCAAGATTTGAAATTTGGCAATCCACAATTACAAGGATTCAAGAAAGACCGTTTTGGGGGTGGGGGCCATCAACTTTTTCTTTTTTGAATCTTCATAATAATAGTAAGTTAGATATTCCGTATAAAATAATCGATGCTCATCACTCACATAATATAGTTTTAGAACTAGCTCATAATTTTGGGCTACCTTTATCATTAATATTATCAATAACGGTTGTTGCCCTGCTGTATAAATCGTGGATAAAAATTTTTATAAAAAAAATCTCAAACAACGAACCATTACTTTTAAAAAAAGCTTGGTTTTGTTCAACTACAATTTTTGTCATTAGTCACTTAAGTGACATAACCCTTTATGATGGCAAAATTAGTATTCTTATAAGTATTTTATTAGCAGGCCTAAAATCTCTTCTTAACGAAAATAGTAAGAAACCTTTAATTAATTAA